Proteins from one Monodelphis domestica isolate mMonDom1 chromosome 6, mMonDom1.pri, whole genome shotgun sequence genomic window:
- the KIAA0232 gene encoding uncharacterized protein KIAA0232 homolog isoform X5, which yields MECNSKTCHSLKSMSSGIETLVEELCSRLKDLQSKQEEKINKKLEESPSPEAEISPTAKDQVEMYYEAFPPLSEKPVCLQEIMTVWNKSKVCSYSSSSSSSTAPPATTDTSSPKDCNSESEVIKERSSEMSNTVHERFQLKKNKNEKENKFNNGTIEEKPAFYKKQARHKSEGKIRPRSWSSGSSEAGSSSSGNQGELKASMKCVKVRHRTREIRNKKGRNGQNRISVKTSERAERKFHAGSSSSSSSGSIKQLCKRGKRHLKEIGRNDTGNTEGKDLYLESRNEKEYKEEPLWYTEPIAEYFVPLSRKSKLETTYRNRQDTCDLASEAVEALSESVHGLCISNNNIHKTYLAAGTFIDGHFVEMPAVINEDIDLTGTSLCSQQEDTKYLDDVHLSELTHFYEVDIDQSMLDPGASDTMQGESRILNMIRQKSKEKTDFEAECCIVLDGMELQGESAIWTDSTSSVGAEGLILQDLSNLAQFLECCSSSSSGDADGESFGGDSPIRLSPILDSTMLSSHMLAGNQELFSDINEGSGINSCFSVFEVQCSNSVLPFSFETLNLGNENTDSSSSANMLGKTQSRLLIWTKNSAFDENEHCSNLSTRTCSPWSHSEETRSDNETLNIQFEESTQFNVEDINYVVPRVSSNYVDEELLDFLQEETCQKNDRTLGEMPNLVFKKKSKLESVCGIQLEQKTESKDYEATQVCSDSSPPGDGYSSGVIKDIWTNMADRNSVAMVEIERIDDELFSTDVNNYCCCLDTEAKMETLREPNKAVQRSEYHLWEGQKENLEKRAFVPSELSKVDGGDYTTPSKPWDVNEDKENAFILGGVYGELKTFNSDGEWAVVPPSHTKGSLLQCAASDVVTIAGTDVFMTPGNSFAPGHRQLWRPFVSFEQNDQSKSGESGLNKGFSFIFHEDLLGACGNFQVEDPGLEYSFSSFDLNNPFSQVLHVECSFEPEGIASFSPSFKPKSILCSDSDSEVFHPRICGVDRTQYRAIRISPRTHFRPISASELSPGGGSESEFESEKDEANPLPSQVDVFEDPQADLKPLEEDAEKEGHYYGKSELESGKFLPRLKKSGMEKSAQTSLDSQEESAGILPIGKQDQCLECSMKESSETDHIENSEVNCKILAPCEEEINNFCSCKAGCQFPAYEDNPVSSGELEEFPILNTDLQGMSGNQEKQCWWGKALYSPLFPGSECEECYTNTKGENGLEEYSDVKEIPNDGEHLLDFNRVSSVYEARCTEERNPGTKSNGFRKKLYSSDSSNSEDTASEGGGEWADPCEEELFSRTHL from the exons ATGGAGTGTAATTCCAAAACTTGTCACTCCTTGAAAAGTATG AGCTCTGGGATTGAAACTTTAGTGGAGGAGCTCTGCTCCAGACTGAAAGACCTTCAGAGTAAGCAAG AAGAGAAGATTAACAAAAAATTAGAGGAATCTCCCTCTCCAGAGGCAGAAATATCTCCCACAGCAAAGGATCAAGTGGAAAT GTACTACGAAGCATTTCCACCACTGTCTGAGAAACCAGTTTGCCTGCAAGAAATCATGACCGTATGGAATAAATCTAAAGTTTGCTCTTACTCTAGCTCATCCTCATCATCCACAGCTCCACCAGCTACCACAGACACGTCCTCTCCCAAGGACTGCAATAGTGAAAGTGAAGTCATTAAAGAGAGAAGTAGTGAAATGTCCAACACTGTACATGAGCGATTCcagctgaaaaaaaataaaaatgagaaagagaacaagtttAATAATGGCACAATTGAAGAGAAGCCTGCTTTCTATAAAAAGCAAGCCCGACACAAATCTGAAGGAAAAATTCGCCCTCGATCCTGGTCATCAGGTTCTAGTGAAGCAGGATCAAGTTCAAGTGGTAATCAGGGAGAATTAAAAGCATCAATGAAATGTGTTAAAGTAAGGCATAGAACACGAGAGATTCGAAACAAAAAAGGGCGAAATGGTCAAAACAGGATTTCAGTGAAGACCAGTGAAAGGGCTGAAAGAAAGTTTCATGCTggaagtagcagcagcagtagcagtggGTCCATCAAACAGCTGtgcaaaagaggcaaaagacatttGAAAGAAATTGGAAGAAATGATACTGGCAACACCGAAGGAAAAGATCTGTACTTAGAGAGcaggaatgaaaaagaatataaagagGAGCCATTATGGTATACGGAACCAATTGCAGAATATTTTGTTCCTCTGAGCAGAAAAAGTAAACTTGAGACTACATACCGAAACAGGCAAGATACATGTGATCTAGCATCAGAAGCAGTAGAAGCATTGTCAGAATCAGTGCATGGTCTTTGTATTAGcaacaataatattcataaaacatACCTCGCAGCAGGTACTTTCATTGATGGTCACTTTGTAGAAATGCCTGCAGTTATAAATGAGGATATTGACCTCACTGGGACCTCATTATGTTCTCAACAAGAGGACACTAAATATTTAGATGATGTTCATCTCTCAGAACTAACACACTTCTATGAAGTGGATATTGATCAATCCATGTTGGATCCTGGTGCCTCAGATACGATGCAAGGAGAAAGTCGGATTTTGAATATGATTCGACAAAAGAGTAAAGAGAAAACTGATTTTGAGGCAGAATGTTGCATAGTGTTAGATGGAATGGAGTTGCAAGGGGAAAGTGCAATATGGACAGATTCTACCAGCTCTGTTGGTGCTGAGGGGTTAATCTTGCAAGACCTTAGTAATTTAGCTCAATTTTTGGAGTGCTGTTCATCTTCAAGCTCTGGTGATGCAGATGGGGAAAGTTTTGGAGGTGATTCTCCTATTAGACTCTCACCTATCTTAGACAGCACAATGCTTAGTTCACACATGCTTGCTGGCAATCAAGAGCTCTTTTCAGATATTAATGAAGGGTCTGGTATAAACTCTTGTTTTTCAGTGTTTGAAGTGCAATGCAGTAATTCtgttttaccattttcttttgaaACACTCAACTTGGGAAATGAAAATACAGATTCTAGTAGTAGTGCTAATATGCTTGGAAAAACACAGTCTAGGTTGCTAATATGGACCAAAAATAGTGCCTTTGATGAAAATGAACACTGTTCCAATCTTTCAACAAGAACTTGTAGTCCATGGTCACACTCAGAAGAAACACGTTCAGACAATGAGACTTTAAATATTCAGTTTGAAGAATCCACGCAGTTTAATGTAGAAGATATTAATTATGTAGTTCCCAGAGTCTCCTCAAATTATGTAGATGAAGAACTTCTAGATTTTTTGCAAGAAGAAACTTGCCAGAAAAATGATAGAACTTTAGGAGAGATGCCTAATttggttttcaaaaaaaaatctaaactagAATCTGTCTGTGGTATTCAGCTAGAAcaaaaaacagaaagtaaagactATGAAGCTACACAAGTTTGTAGTGATAGCAGTCCACCAGGAGATGGCTACAGCTCAGGGGTTATTAAAGACATTTGGACAAATATGGCAGACAGAAATTCTGTAGCAAtggtagaaatagaaagaatagatGATGAGTTGTTTTCAACAGATGTAAATAACTACTGCTGCTGTTTGGATACTGAAGCTAAAATGGAAACCCTCCGTGAGCCTAATAAGGCAGTGCAGAGATCAGAGTACCATCTATgggagggacagaaagagaaCTTGGAGAAAAGAGCATTTGTTCCAAGTGAGCTATCTAAGGTAGATGGTGGCGACTATACTACACCTTCCAAACCTTGGGATGTAaatgaagataaagaaaatgcatttattcTTGGTGGAGTTTATGGAGAACTCAAAACATTTAATAGTGATGGGGAATGGGCAGTAGTACCACCTAGTCACACAAAAGGAAGCCTACTACAGTGTGCAGCTTCTGATGTAGTGACAATAGCTGGTACAGatgtctttatgactccaggaAACAGCTTTGCACCAGGTCACAGGCAGTTATGGAGACCATTTGTATCATTTGAACAAAATGATCAATCTAAGAGTGGGGAAAGTGGATTAAATAAGGGGTTTTCTTTTATCTTCCATGAAGACTTACTAGGAGCTTGTGGTAACTTTCAAGTTGAAGATCCTGGGCTTGaatattcattctcttcctttgacCTAAACAATCCATTTTCACAAGTTCTTCATGTAGAATGTTCATTTGAACCAGAAGGGATTGCATCTTTCAGCCCTAGTTTTAAACCTAAATCAATCCTCTGCTCTGATTCAGACAGTGAAGTTTTTCATCCCAGGATATGTGGTGTTGACAGAACACAGTATAGGGCCATAAGGATTTCTCCAAGGACTCACTTTCGCCCAATTTCTGCATCTGAACTGTCTCCAGGAGGAGGAagtgagtcagaatttgaatctgaaaaagATGAAGCAAATCCTCTCCCTTCTCAAGTTGATGTGTTTGAAGATCCACAAGCAGATCTCAAACCCCTGGAAGAAGATGCAGAGAAAGAAGGGCATTACTATGGAAAGTCAGAGCTTGAGTCTGGAAAATTCCTTCCCAGATTGAAAAAATCTGGAATGGAGAAGAGTGCTCAGACATCACTAGATTCCCAGGAGGAATCAGCTGGGATTTTGCCAATAGGAAAGCAAGATCAGTGTTTGGAGTGTAGCATGAAAGAATCTTCAGAAACAGACCATATAGAAAACTCAGAAGTGAATTGCAAAATATTGGCACCgtgtgaagaagaaataaataatttttgcagTTGTAAAGCAGGTTGTCAGTTCCCTGCATATGAAGATAATCCTGTTTCTTCAGGAGAGCTAGaagag